A stretch of the Tautonia marina genome encodes the following:
- a CDS encoding MarR family winged helix-turn-helix transcriptional regulator, with translation MVGSRLQQELKKREPFAVPEQEAMLNLLRTADRLQLKFIRLFRQHGLSPAQYNILRILRGEGGEGLPSLEIAGRMITSVPDITRLVDRLEAAGLVVRDRSERDRRVVRVRVTPEGLARLGQLDEPVLELHRRLLGHLDPEELQTLNTLLTKARCSPDVPGP, from the coding sequence ATGGTTGGTTCCCGACTCCAGCAGGAGTTGAAGAAACGCGAACCGTTCGCCGTGCCCGAGCAGGAGGCAATGCTGAACCTGCTGCGCACGGCCGATCGTCTGCAACTGAAGTTCATCCGCCTGTTCCGTCAGCACGGGCTCAGCCCGGCCCAGTACAACATCCTCCGGATTCTTCGCGGAGAAGGGGGCGAGGGACTGCCCAGCCTCGAAATTGCCGGTCGAATGATCACCTCGGTCCCCGACATCACCCGGCTCGTCGATCGTCTGGAGGCGGCCGGCCTGGTCGTTCGCGACCGATCCGAACGCGACCGCCGCGTCGTTCGGGTCCGCGTCACTCCTGAAGGGCTCGCCCGGCTCGGCCAGCTTGACGAACCCGTCCTGGAACTGCACCGCCGCCTGCTGGGCCACCTCGACCCCGAGGAACTGCAAACCCTCAACACCTTGCTGACCAAGGCCCGTTGCTCACCCGACGTGCCAGGCCCCTGA
- the nhaA gene encoding Na+/H+ antiporter NhaA, which translates to MHLPPRSMGKIEVHSRQSALARRVGLRALTFIHTAEAGGAALFLAATIAIIWANSPWQESYEKIFHTPVELTVGAFSFAPPSDQAEGHAEEHGHEEEGGHEDEPVNELVSASIGGAAALPPSAATESAATVADDHADDHRMNLHHWINDGLMVLFFFVVGLEIKRELVLGELASFRKAALPAALALGGMIVPAAIYAVINTAPGGVSRGWGVPMATDIAFAIGVLALLGNRVPNSIRVLLLAFAIVDDIGAIMVIALFYTEQISMTALLLAVAMVGVVVIMQRIGVLDIFPYILVGGVFWALLLSSGVHATIAGVVLGLMTPSVPWLNMQRYSEELDRLQAEYNEAMRVKNEDEASFILGKIEHLTQMTESILDRLIRFIHPWTAFVVLPVFALANAGVVINAESLNVALSSPVLWGVALGLFLGKPIGTTLMAWLCVKSGLVSLPEGTNFRQLFGIGMLGAIGFTVALFITDLAFITPEDTDAAKLGILMATIAASVVGLLYLRSVLPSRIADQMTPAEAAHH; encoded by the coding sequence ATGCATCTACCTCCTCGTAGCATGGGCAAGATCGAGGTTCACTCGCGGCAATCTGCGCTGGCCCGCCGCGTAGGTCTTCGAGCCTTGACGTTCATCCACACGGCCGAGGCCGGCGGGGCTGCCCTGTTCCTGGCCGCCACGATCGCTATCATCTGGGCCAATTCTCCGTGGCAAGAATCTTATGAAAAGATCTTTCATACGCCGGTTGAATTAACTGTTGGCGCCTTTTCGTTCGCTCCTCCCTCCGATCAGGCCGAGGGGCACGCAGAGGAGCACGGCCACGAGGAGGAAGGCGGCCACGAGGACGAGCCGGTCAATGAGCTTGTGTCCGCAAGTATCGGTGGGGCCGCGGCCTTGCCCCCCTCCGCCGCGACCGAGTCGGCGGCCACCGTTGCAGACGATCATGCCGATGATCATCGTATGAACCTGCATCACTGGATCAACGACGGCTTGATGGTCCTTTTCTTCTTCGTGGTGGGCCTGGAGATCAAGCGAGAACTGGTGCTGGGCGAGCTGGCCAGCTTCCGGAAAGCGGCCCTCCCGGCCGCGCTGGCCCTGGGAGGAATGATCGTTCCGGCGGCCATCTATGCCGTGATCAACACGGCCCCCGGCGGCGTCTCGCGCGGCTGGGGGGTGCCGATGGCAACGGATATCGCCTTTGCCATCGGCGTGCTCGCCTTGCTGGGCAATCGGGTGCCGAACTCGATACGGGTCTTGCTGCTCGCCTTTGCGATCGTCGACGACATCGGCGCGATCATGGTCATCGCCTTGTTCTACACCGAACAGATCTCGATGACGGCGCTGCTGCTGGCGGTGGCGATGGTCGGGGTGGTGGTCATCATGCAGCGCATTGGCGTGCTGGACATCTTCCCGTACATCCTGGTGGGCGGGGTTTTCTGGGCCCTGTTGCTCAGCTCGGGCGTGCACGCCACGATTGCGGGCGTGGTTCTGGGTCTGATGACCCCCTCGGTTCCCTGGCTGAATATGCAGCGGTATTCCGAGGAACTGGACCGGCTTCAGGCCGAGTACAACGAGGCGATGCGGGTGAAGAACGAGGACGAGGCCAGCTTCATCCTCGGGAAGATCGAGCATCTGACCCAGATGACCGAGTCGATCCTCGATCGTCTGATCCGGTTCATCCACCCCTGGACGGCGTTTGTCGTCTTGCCGGTCTTCGCGCTGGCCAATGCCGGGGTGGTGATTAACGCCGAGAGCCTGAACGTGGCCCTCTCCAGCCCGGTTCTCTGGGGAGTGGCCCTTGGCCTGTTCCTCGGCAAGCCGATCGGCACGACGCTGATGGCCTGGCTCTGTGTCAAGTCGGGGTTGGTCTCCCTTCCCGAGGGAACGAACTTCCGGCAACTCTTTGGCATCGGGATGCTCGGTGCGATTGGCTTCACGGTGGCCCTGTTCATTACGGACCTGGCCTTCATCACGCCTGAGGATACCGACGCGGCGAAGCTCGGCATTCTCATGGCCACGATCGCCGCGAGCGTCGTGGGATTGCTCTATCTCCGGTCCGTGCTTCCGAGTCGGATTGCAGATCAGATGACCCCGGCCGAGGCGGCCCATCATTGA
- a CDS encoding NAD(P)-dependent alcohol dehydrogenase has product MKAVVIDGYGGPDRLQIREVKCPELEPGMIRVRVRAAGVNPVDWKIRSGMLKGILRPTFPLILGGDLAGEVDAVGEGVTRFQVGDPVFGMADLRKGQTGAYAEYAVIAESAAARKPDVWSFEQAASVPIAGLTALQSLRDLGRVPSGGSVLINGASGGVGTFAVQIGKALGARVVATCSASNAELVRSLGADTVIDYTVHDVTQRDETFDVFFDAVARSNFRRARHLLKPDGTYVSTLPSPRLIGWMGLLPILRPFGVRRRAAIILVKPRGDDLATLAQLAEQGELRPVIEHVYPLEDARQAHEQSQTGRTRGKIVLHIA; this is encoded by the coding sequence ATGAAAGCCGTCGTGATCGACGGATACGGAGGCCCCGATCGGCTTCAGATCCGAGAGGTCAAGTGTCCTGAGCTGGAACCGGGAATGATCCGGGTCAGGGTTCGAGCGGCGGGGGTCAACCCGGTCGACTGGAAGATCCGTAGCGGGATGCTCAAGGGAATCTTGCGACCGACCTTCCCCTTGATTCTCGGCGGCGACCTGGCCGGCGAGGTCGATGCGGTGGGCGAGGGTGTCACCCGATTTCAAGTGGGTGATCCGGTCTTTGGAATGGCCGACCTGAGAAAAGGCCAGACCGGCGCCTATGCCGAATATGCCGTCATTGCCGAATCGGCCGCCGCTCGAAAACCGGACGTCTGGAGCTTCGAGCAGGCCGCCTCGGTCCCGATTGCCGGCCTGACCGCCTTGCAATCGCTCCGCGACCTTGGCCGGGTCCCCTCGGGCGGGTCGGTCCTGATCAATGGCGCCTCGGGAGGGGTTGGCACCTTCGCGGTGCAGATCGGCAAGGCGCTGGGAGCCCGGGTCGTGGCGACCTGCTCGGCCTCGAATGCCGAACTGGTCCGATCGCTCGGCGCCGACACCGTGATCGACTACACCGTGCACGACGTAACCCAGCGGGACGAAACCTTCGACGTGTTCTTCGACGCCGTCGCCCGCAGCAACTTCCGCCGGGCCCGCCACCTCCTCAAGCCCGACGGAACGTACGTCTCGACGCTACCCTCGCCGCGGTTGATCGGCTGGATGGGCCTCTTGCCCATCCTCCGGCCGTTCGGCGTGCGACGACGGGCGGCGATCATTCTGGTCAAGCCTCGCGGAGACGACCTCGCCACGCTTGCCCAGTTGGCCGAGCAAGGGGAACTCCGGCCCGTCATCGAGCACGTTTACCCGCTGGAAGACGCTCGCCAGGCCCACGAGCAGAGCCAGACCGGCCGCACGCGCGGGAAGATCGTGTTGCACATCGCTTGA
- a CDS encoding YceI family protein encodes MNIIARWSALISLLAFVALTGCSNPAADVTAAKVGDAEPIPAEAEVTTTETETEVEVEGEAAPAAAEEVAFDGSSSKIDFVGSKLVGSSHDGGFKSFTGRFLLPPDGESISSVSVTIDMNSIWSDNDKLTGHLKNEDFFEVETYPESEFVSTAIVADTSNGGTHEITGNLTLHGVTKSVSFPATVAITDEAVSLDSEFKIDRTIWGIVYGSEADVRDNIINKDVVIRLDVDAARGAEATEAAE; translated from the coding sequence ATGAACATCATCGCACGATGGTCTGCTCTGATCTCCCTGCTCGCGTTCGTGGCCCTGACCGGCTGCTCGAACCCGGCCGCCGACGTGACCGCCGCCAAGGTCGGCGACGCCGAGCCCATCCCGGCCGAGGCTGAAGTCACGACCACGGAAACCGAAACCGAGGTTGAGGTTGAGGGTGAGGCCGCTCCGGCCGCCGCCGAGGAGGTCGCGTTCGACGGTTCGTCCTCCAAGATCGACTTCGTCGGATCGAAGCTCGTCGGCAGCAGCCACGACGGCGGCTTCAAGTCGTTCACCGGCCGGTTCCTGCTCCCGCCCGACGGCGAGTCGATCAGCTCCGTCTCGGTGACGATCGACATGAACTCGATCTGGTCCGACAACGACAAGCTGACGGGCCACCTGAAAAATGAAGATTTCTTTGAAGTCGAAACCTACCCCGAATCCGAATTTGTTTCGACCGCGATCGTGGCCGACACCTCGAACGGAGGTACCCACGAGATCACCGGCAACCTGACCCTGCATGGCGTGACCAAGTCGGTCAGCTTCCCCGCGACCGTCGCCATCACCGACGAGGCCGTTTCGCTCGACTCCGAGTTCAAGATCGACCGAACCATCTGGGGGATCGTCTACGGTTCCGAGGCAGACGTCCGCGACAACATCATCAACAAAGATGTCGTGATTCGACTCGACGTGGACGCCGCTCGCGGTGCCGAGGCTACCGAAGCCGCAGAGTAA
- a CDS encoding PEP-CTERM sorting domain-containing protein produces the protein MTRQHLHRATVALLGVILSGVASQSAEAGFILRDVKAEEVLDPIGFYQAELVLTGLPGTFINGSNNPAERDYFTIFDIPDLEGDVGKPAGWSSRNELIPAGLPVGFDDPTLPNLTFSYLAGEPIRLPAGATELVIGIFSWQTFDVNPLILLSEIRYAWQTSRRLDDGTVIKETGFNVAPVFVIPEPASLAMTAAGLGLVGLLARVRRRSRTPGHSTASTG, from the coding sequence ATGACCAGGCAGCATCTTCACCGGGCAACCGTCGCGCTGCTTGGCGTGATTCTCTCGGGAGTCGCGTCTCAATCGGCCGAGGCCGGTTTCATTCTTCGAGACGTGAAAGCCGAGGAGGTCCTCGACCCAATCGGGTTCTACCAGGCCGAGCTGGTCCTCACCGGCCTGCCGGGGACGTTCATCAACGGCTCAAACAACCCGGCTGAGCGCGACTACTTCACCATCTTCGACATTCCCGATCTCGAAGGTGATGTCGGCAAGCCGGCCGGCTGGTCCAGCCGGAACGAACTGATCCCGGCGGGTTTGCCGGTCGGCTTCGATGATCCGACGCTGCCGAACCTGACCTTCTCTTACCTCGCCGGCGAGCCCATTCGCTTGCCCGCTGGGGCAACGGAGCTGGTGATCGGGATCTTCTCCTGGCAAACCTTCGACGTGAACCCGTTGATCCTGCTCTCCGAGATCCGCTACGCCTGGCAGACCTCAAGGCGCCTGGATGACGGGACGGTGATCAAGGAAACCGGCTTTAACGTCGCGCCGGTGTTCGTCATCCCCGAGCCCGCCTCGCTGGCGATGACGGCTGCCGGGCTCGGACTGGTCGGGCTGCTTGCTCGGGTCCGGCGCCGATCCCGAACCCCTGGCCATTCGACGGCCTCGACCGGATGA
- a CDS encoding tetratricopeptide repeat protein, protein MSIDHDALFAALALRARQIDSDRLASAFEARSQSPQPLADLLVQRGDLNAEARDQLQDQLDALIEQFDGNPQKLWAAVADDQVLTAMTALSLPAFEETIDTSGPQASANHPLSASASADFRFQATIDTRDGAEVLGSTIDAVNPEPRRFVGLEPLGRSSGEYSASRYTRTQLHAQGGLGEIWRARDLVLGREVALKELKPESLDHPTLWDRFITEARITGQLEHPNIVPVHELGHHPDNGRPYYTMRFVRGRTLARAIADYHRNRKAGQADSTMELRRLLDTFLDVCNAVAFAHAQGVIHRDLKGQNVVLGDFGEALVLDWGLARPAGGPDPMASTSGDAEQTAPVVAFDPERSETIAGQVLGTPAYMPPEQARGAIEQLGPTSDIYSLGAILFELLTGRPPHVGKDSTELLRMARDEPPPTPRSLNASVPKPLEAICLHALKREPGDRYQTVPELAEDLRRWLADEPVSVYREPITVRAGRWARRHRTAVAVAAALVVAAVPALTLSTALIGRERNRAAQMEGLARSAVDDMYLEVADTILGDLSDPRQEDFLRRALAGLEGRSRSDSPGPEADDGLIVPPIDDALQRSINEALAFYTGFVQEGGLGPSAALDRERARVRIGDITARLGRFDEAERAYRQAIDALVTMPHTGPQPGDAHRVLAEARSNLGDLLGALGRADEAEPLLRQSIATCEAIASHESPSHDNALAIAGAEAELAELLKLSGRFDEAESVYRSAIDRLDPLVVDQAEPSVPLRRELATVTDGLAVLLLMLDRPDEAEPLLRRALAIQGPLLAELPTVPRLREGLAKTSNSLGILLRRRGDLTEAEAVLRPSIAHFERLAEDFPGRLEYRRALARGHLNLGVLLSSAGRLRDAEQAQRRAVDLYNELAEMAPEPLKISRDRVVALVNLGTVLEQRGNEGEAGHTYDRAVAAAEDLNQRFPEIPDAADTLGVALLNRGRLFDIVGEFDAAETDLTRAADLFGSLAKRYPDRPSYRQDEAASLSTLGPILAASGQEDQAEQVYREAIAIFETLLADRPENASLRSDLAMALANLGNLKRDDAEQTIRRSLSLLQELADEQDTTTPTLTRHLGMVHYNLGERLAELGRPEEAEQEISQSAELLLALADRPEAGPSEHSMAGIVSLDLAGLRLDRGATEEAREPLEAAISHARQGARAMNAPMLRETLDQASGRLVAALLSQGRYAEAARTASELAEALPNRPELRVRAAELLGECLEAIASDPALDPTRSEGLMAELGQRAMAQLRVAIDAGVSRDLLRDRAERFGPLRDRDEFDRLLSPPIELQPESETNSEATEPQTP, encoded by the coding sequence ATGAGCATCGACCACGACGCGCTGTTCGCCGCCCTGGCCTTGCGTGCTCGGCAGATCGACTCCGATCGCCTGGCCTCGGCGTTTGAGGCCCGGTCGCAATCGCCCCAACCGCTGGCCGACCTGCTCGTCCAGCGTGGCGACCTCAATGCAGAGGCTCGCGATCAGCTCCAGGACCAGCTCGACGCCCTGATCGAGCAGTTCGACGGCAATCCGCAGAAACTCTGGGCGGCCGTGGCCGACGATCAGGTCCTCACCGCGATGACCGCCCTCAGTCTGCCCGCCTTCGAGGAGACGATCGACACCTCCGGACCTCAGGCGTCCGCGAACCACCCGCTCTCGGCCTCAGCCTCGGCCGACTTTCGATTCCAGGCGACCATCGACACCCGAGACGGCGCCGAGGTCCTTGGAAGCACCATCGACGCCGTAAACCCAGAGCCCCGACGCTTCGTGGGGCTCGAACCGCTGGGGAGGTCTTCCGGAGAATACAGCGCGAGCCGCTACACCCGCACCCAGCTTCACGCTCAGGGAGGGCTTGGCGAAATTTGGAGAGCCCGCGACCTGGTCCTCGGCCGGGAGGTCGCCCTGAAGGAGTTGAAACCGGAGAGCCTGGACCACCCGACGCTCTGGGATCGGTTCATCACCGAGGCCCGCATCACCGGCCAGCTCGAACACCCGAACATCGTTCCCGTTCACGAACTGGGCCACCACCCCGACAATGGCCGCCCTTACTACACGATGCGGTTCGTTCGAGGCCGGACCCTGGCCCGAGCCATTGCCGATTATCACCGCAACCGGAAAGCGGGCCAGGCCGACTCGACGATGGAGCTGCGTCGGCTGCTCGACACCTTCCTCGACGTCTGCAACGCCGTGGCCTTCGCCCACGCTCAGGGAGTGATTCATCGCGACCTGAAAGGGCAGAACGTCGTGCTGGGCGACTTCGGCGAGGCCCTCGTCCTCGACTGGGGCCTCGCGCGGCCCGCCGGCGGACCCGACCCGATGGCGTCCACCTCCGGCGACGCCGAGCAAACCGCCCCGGTCGTCGCCTTCGACCCCGAACGATCCGAGACGATCGCTGGTCAGGTCCTCGGCACCCCGGCCTACATGCCGCCGGAACAGGCCCGAGGAGCCATCGAGCAACTCGGCCCGACGAGCGATATCTACAGCCTCGGCGCGATCCTGTTCGAGCTGCTCACCGGACGGCCCCCTCACGTCGGTAAGGACTCGACTGAGTTGCTCCGGATGGCCCGCGACGAGCCCCCGCCTACCCCTCGATCCCTCAATGCCTCGGTCCCGAAACCGCTGGAGGCCATCTGTCTCCACGCCCTGAAACGTGAGCCGGGCGACCGCTACCAGACCGTACCCGAACTGGCCGAAGACCTGCGCCGATGGCTTGCCGACGAGCCGGTCAGCGTCTACCGGGAACCGATCACGGTCCGGGCCGGTCGATGGGCCCGACGCCACCGCACCGCAGTGGCCGTGGCCGCCGCCCTGGTCGTTGCCGCCGTGCCAGCCCTGACCCTCAGCACCGCCTTGATCGGTCGTGAACGCAATCGAGCCGCCCAGATGGAAGGCCTGGCCCGATCGGCGGTCGATGATATGTATCTGGAGGTCGCCGACACGATTCTCGGTGACCTGTCCGACCCCCGTCAGGAGGATTTCCTCCGTCGAGCCCTGGCCGGATTGGAGGGCCGATCCCGGTCGGACTCCCCCGGCCCCGAGGCGGACGACGGCCTGATCGTCCCCCCGATCGACGACGCCCTGCAACGGTCGATCAACGAGGCCCTGGCCTTCTACACCGGATTTGTCCAGGAAGGTGGCCTCGGGCCGTCGGCCGCGCTCGATCGGGAACGCGCCCGCGTTCGGATCGGCGACATCACCGCGCGGCTTGGCCGGTTCGACGAGGCCGAGCGTGCCTATCGCCAGGCAATCGACGCCCTGGTCACAATGCCTCACACCGGCCCTCAGCCCGGAGACGCTCACCGCGTGCTGGCCGAGGCTCGCAGCAACCTCGGCGACCTGCTTGGGGCACTCGGACGAGCCGACGAGGCCGAGCCCTTGCTCCGCCAGTCGATCGCCACCTGCGAGGCCATTGCGTCGCACGAGTCGCCGAGTCACGACAACGCCCTGGCCATTGCCGGTGCCGAGGCCGAGCTGGCCGAGTTGCTGAAGCTCTCCGGCCGGTTCGACGAGGCTGAATCGGTGTACCGATCCGCCATCGACCGGCTCGACCCCCTGGTGGTTGACCAGGCCGAGCCCTCCGTGCCCTTGCGCCGCGAGCTGGCCACGGTCACCGACGGTCTGGCCGTCTTGCTCTTGATGCTCGATCGTCCCGACGAGGCCGAGCCGCTGCTCCGGCGTGCCCTGGCGATTCAGGGGCCGTTACTCGCCGAACTTCCCACCGTCCCCCGGCTCCGCGAAGGCCTGGCGAAGACGAGCAACAGCCTGGGCATCTTGCTGCGTCGTCGCGGTGATCTGACCGAGGCCGAGGCGGTCCTGCGGCCGTCGATCGCCCACTTCGAACGGCTTGCCGAGGACTTCCCGGGCCGGCTCGAATATCGCCGGGCCCTGGCCCGAGGGCACCTGAATCTGGGCGTCCTGCTCTCCTCGGCCGGACGATTGCGAGACGCCGAGCAGGCCCAACGCCGGGCCGTCGATCTGTATAACGAGCTTGCCGAAATGGCCCCCGAACCCCTGAAAATCTCCCGAGATCGGGTGGTGGCCCTCGTCAACCTCGGCACCGTTCTGGAACAGCGAGGCAACGAGGGGGAGGCCGGGCACACCTACGACCGCGCTGTCGCCGCCGCCGAAGACCTCAACCAGCGCTTTCCCGAGATTCCCGACGCGGCCGACACGCTGGGCGTGGCCCTGCTCAATCGCGGCCGGCTCTTTGACATCGTCGGCGAGTTTGACGCCGCCGAGACCGACCTGACCCGAGCCGCCGATCTGTTCGGCTCCCTGGCCAAACGCTACCCCGATCGCCCCTCGTACCGTCAGGACGAGGCCGCCAGCCTCAGCACGCTCGGGCCGATCCTGGCCGCCTCGGGCCAGGAAGACCAGGCCGAGCAGGTCTACCGCGAGGCCATCGCCATCTTCGAGACCTTGCTTGCCGATCGGCCCGAGAACGCTTCGCTCCGATCCGACCTGGCAATGGCCCTGGCGAACCTGGGCAACCTGAAGAGGGACGACGCGGAACAAACCATCCGCCGCTCGCTGAGCCTGCTTCAAGAGCTGGCCGACGAGCAAGACACCACGACCCCCACCCTGACCCGTCATCTGGGCATGGTCCACTACAACCTGGGCGAGCGCCTGGCCGAGCTGGGCCGACCAGAGGAAGCCGAACAGGAAATCAGCCAATCGGCCGAGCTCTTGCTGGCCCTGGCCGATCGTCCCGAGGCCGGCCCTTCCGAACATTCGATGGCCGGCATCGTTTCGCTCGACCTGGCCGGATTACGGCTGGATCGGGGAGCCACCGAGGAGGCACGGGAGCCCCTGGAAGCCGCCATTTCCCATGCCCGACAAGGGGCCAGGGCGATGAACGCCCCGATGCTCCGCGAAACGCTCGACCAGGCCAGCGGCCGGCTCGTCGCCGCCCTGCTGTCTCAAGGGCGCTACGCCGAGGCCGCCCGAACCGCCTCGGAGCTGGCCGAGGCGCTGCCCAACCGTCCCGAGCTGCGCGTGAGGGCCGCGGAACTGCTCGGCGAGTGCCTGGAGGCGATCGCCTCGGACCCGGCCCTCGACCCGACACGATCCGAAGGTCTGATGGCCGAACTGGGTCAGCGGGCGATGGCCCAGCTTCGCGTTGCGATCGACGCCGGAGTCAGCCGGGACCTTCTTCGAGACCGCGCGGAACGGTTCGGCCCCCTCCGCGATCGGGACGAGTTCGACCGGTTGCTCTCCCCTCCGATCGAGCTTCAACCCGAATCGGAGACCAATTCCGAGGCAACCGAGCCGCAAACCCCCTGA
- a CDS encoding SUMF1/EgtB/PvdO family nonheme iron enzyme, with product MADSSSSEYDLAPPPSGTPSPKRPPSSKPVDGGANPPPQSSGPRQPPKPLPRLSRVAPPASGEDETDAESPKPTGAGAPRTSRRDRNAERLARRKASAAEEEDEPGNRTLATPTPTLDTVETRGRVRVILGIMAFVAVGLAIAMIVRAVGGGNSDMSDVYVIDSTQMFGPPTVNARNTVPTTDPNAAEEAAQSLLGRARTALTIQLAHSYLQRIVDTYPDTQTAATAREALDRIANRQPPFPDIPSLAPEVIVLAPAPEPAPDTAADRVVAPPPVPQPEPEPEPELVVRVLPNGFSPAPGALEDSSGWPSRIVCDRDGMTMVLVPAGVYIMGRDGGPPSEGPAHRVELPPFYLDEHEVTVEQFARYRDALTQRGETVVPKPEELTRLGLTPRHPVVLTSAQEALRYAEWAGKSLPTEAQWEAAARGPDALIRPWGAAPPPWPRQRTNRSIDPVTAYPADRSAFGVFDMAANAWEWTADWFDGGVYGDRARFIAYNPGGPDRPSSQPPRQTVRGSSPSHDLTYREGMPITTRLPYLGFRCALNVEGLPVAGAGPRPSAVAPATSPGVSPAVAPPTPAQPQPPRQQPPTNTGTLVPF from the coding sequence ATGGCCGATTCCAGCTCGTCCGAATACGATCTCGCCCCTCCGCCGAGCGGTACGCCTTCGCCGAAACGGCCGCCGTCCTCGAAGCCCGTCGATGGGGGGGCGAATCCGCCTCCTCAATCGTCCGGGCCTCGACAGCCGCCGAAGCCGTTGCCCAGGCTTTCTCGCGTGGCTCCACCCGCTTCGGGGGAGGATGAGACCGACGCCGAGTCGCCGAAGCCCACCGGGGCCGGCGCGCCTCGAACTTCGCGACGCGATCGCAACGCCGAGCGACTCGCCCGACGCAAGGCGTCGGCCGCCGAAGAGGAGGACGAGCCTGGGAATCGGACCCTCGCCACCCCGACGCCGACGCTCGACACCGTCGAGACCCGGGGGCGCGTTCGAGTGATCCTCGGCATCATGGCGTTTGTCGCCGTGGGCCTGGCCATCGCCATGATCGTCCGGGCGGTCGGAGGCGGCAACTCGGACATGTCCGACGTCTACGTGATCGACTCGACCCAGATGTTCGGCCCGCCGACCGTCAACGCTCGGAACACCGTCCCGACGACCGATCCCAACGCTGCAGAGGAGGCGGCCCAAAGCCTGCTGGGTCGCGCCCGAACGGCCCTGACGATTCAGCTCGCGCACTCGTATCTCCAGCGGATCGTTGACACCTACCCCGACACCCAGACCGCCGCAACCGCCCGAGAAGCCCTCGACCGCATCGCCAATCGGCAGCCGCCGTTCCCGGATATCCCCTCGCTGGCGCCGGAGGTCATCGTTCTCGCTCCCGCGCCCGAACCAGCGCCGGACACCGCGGCCGATCGCGTGGTCGCACCCCCGCCGGTTCCGCAACCGGAGCCCGAACCGGAGCCTGAGCTGGTCGTCCGAGTCTTGCCGAACGGGTTCTCGCCGGCTCCCGGTGCCCTGGAAGATTCGTCGGGCTGGCCGTCTCGGATCGTCTGCGATCGGGACGGTATGACGATGGTCCTGGTTCCCGCGGGGGTTTACATCATGGGGAGAGACGGCGGGCCTCCCTCGGAAGGACCGGCCCACCGGGTCGAATTGCCGCCGTTCTACCTCGACGAGCACGAGGTGACCGTCGAGCAGTTCGCGCGCTACCGCGACGCCCTGACCCAGCGGGGCGAGACGGTCGTGCCGAAGCCCGAGGAACTGACCCGACTCGGCCTGACCCCTCGGCATCCGGTCGTCTTGACCTCGGCCCAGGAAGCGCTTCGGTATGCCGAATGGGCCGGAAAGTCGTTGCCCACCGAGGCCCAGTGGGAAGCCGCCGCCCGGGGCCCTGACGCCCTGATCCGCCCGTGGGGAGCTGCTCCTCCCCCGTGGCCCCGGCAACGGACCAACCGCTCGATCGACCCCGTGACAGCCTACCCGGCCGACCGCTCGGCCTTCGGGGTGTTCGACATGGCCGCCAACGCCTGGGAATGGACGGCCGACTGGTTCGACGGCGGGGTGTATGGGGATCGGGCCCGGTTCATCGCGTACAATCCGGGGGGACCGGATCGCCCGTCGTCTCAGCCTCCTCGGCAGACCGTTCGAGGGTCCTCCCCCTCGCACGACCTGACCTACCGCGAAGGGATGCCGATCACCACCCGCTTGCCTTACCTCGGCTTCCGCTGCGCCCTGAACGTGGAAGGTTTGCCGGTGGCCGGGGCGGGGCCTCGGCCCAGTGCGGTTGCTCCCGCGACCAGTCCCGGCGTGTCCCCGGCGGTTGCTCCTCCGACTCCTGCCCAGCCGCAGCCTCCTCGGCAGCAGCCCCCGACGAACACGGGAACCCTGGTCCCGTTCTGA